From Dreissena polymorpha isolate Duluth1 chromosome 15, UMN_Dpol_1.0, whole genome shotgun sequence, a single genomic window includes:
- the LOC127860718 gene encoding uncharacterized protein LOC127860718 isoform X2, which translates to MADLSQKEWDRFEKPEHSHVYKQIATVMHKGISQEEVAQFYSKWADDLQYEKELPEDVYNAPIVTAAAAADGMTAEEKASVRVFDVAAGTGLCSLWLRSHGFQHIDGLDPSEGMLAKARAKNLYDRYICDFITDKRLDINDGGRIVIVTRAQHLETVEEYRDRLEPLMDRLEVEGKWQKLERKIFPGFFLDKEGILWKYQVC; encoded by the exons atggccgacctCTCGCAGAAAGAATGGGATCGTTTCGAGAAGCCGGAACACAGTCACGTGTATAAGCAGATCGCGACAGTGATGCACAAGGGAATATCACAGGAAGAGGTGGCGCAGTTCTATAGCAAATGGGCAGACGACCTGCAGTATGAGAAA GAGCTACCAGAAGACGTTTACAATGCGCCAATTGTGACAGCAGCAGCGGCCGCCGACGGAATGACGGCGGAGGAAAAAGCGTCGGTGCGTGTGTTTGACGTCGCTGCCGGCACCGGCTTGTGCTCTCTTTGG CTTCGTTCCCATGGTTTCCAACACATCGACGGCCTTGACCCCTCGGAGGGAATGCTGGCGAAGGCTCGGGCCAAGAACTTATATGATCGCTACATATGCGACTTTATCACGGATAAGAGGCTCGACATTAACGACG GTGGTCGCATTGTCATCGTAACTCGAGCCCAGCACCTAGAGACTGTGGAGGAGTACAGAGACCGTCTCGAACCTCTTATGGACCGTCTTGAAGTCGAGGGAAAATGGCAGAAACTGGAGCGGAAAATATTTCCTGGATTTTTCTTGGATAAAGAAGGAATTCTGTGGAAGTACCAAGTGTGCTAA
- the LOC127860721 gene encoding uncharacterized protein LOC127860721, with product MNRYLCVCLFAALSILALVKGAPSNCVTGSACDGCGAGRFWMVRLGTRQVKVCSPKCLKSCRAGNDPNGRAFCTCYDPADITGDCWKGDQCDTCLADPNKGYVGNINGISVCCANCERSGMALSSRSCSCLHNGP from the exons ATGAATAGATACTTG tgtgtgtgtttgtttgccgcGCTGAGCATTTTGGCTCTTGTAAAAGGGGCACCGT CCAACTGTGTCACTGGAAGTGCATGCGACGGGTGTGGGGCTGGTCGCTTTTGGATGGTACGGCTTGGGACCAGACAGGTGAAGGTGTGCTCGCCAAAGTGTCTCAAAAGCTGCCGCGCCGGGAACGATCCCAACGGACGCGCATTCTGCACGTGCTATGATCCTGCAG ATATAACAGGCGACTGCTGGAAAGGGGACCAATGTGACACCTGCCTTGCCGACCCCAACAAAGGCTACGTCGGAAACATCAATGGGATATCGGTCTGCTGCGCAAACTGCGAGCGCTCAGGAATGGCCCTTAGTTCTCGGAGCTGCAGCTGCCTCCATAACGGCCCCTAG
- the LOC127860718 gene encoding demethylmenaquinone methyltransferase-like isoform X1, with protein MADLSQKEWDRFEKPEHSHVYKQIATVMHKGISQEEVAQFYSKWADDLQYEKELPEDVYNAPIVTAAAAADGMTAEEKASVRVFDVAAGTGLCSLWLRSHGFQHIDGLDPSEGMLAKARAKNLYDRYICDFITDKRLDINDDTYDVLTVSAGLGEGHIPCCALYEMVRVVKPGGRIVIVTRAQHLETVEEYRDRLEPLMDRLEVEGKWQKLERKIFPGFFLDKEGILWKYQVC; from the exons atggccgacctCTCGCAGAAAGAATGGGATCGTTTCGAGAAGCCGGAACACAGTCACGTGTATAAGCAGATCGCGACAGTGATGCACAAGGGAATATCACAGGAAGAGGTGGCGCAGTTCTATAGCAAATGGGCAGACGACCTGCAGTATGAGAAA GAGCTACCAGAAGACGTTTACAATGCGCCAATTGTGACAGCAGCAGCGGCCGCCGACGGAATGACGGCGGAGGAAAAAGCGTCGGTGCGTGTGTTTGACGTCGCTGCCGGCACCGGCTTGTGCTCTCTTTGG CTTCGTTCCCATGGTTTCCAACACATCGACGGCCTTGACCCCTCGGAGGGAATGCTGGCGAAGGCTCGGGCCAAGAACTTATATGATCGCTACATATGCGACTTTATCACGGATAAGAGGCTCGACATTAACGACG ACACGTACGATGTGCTGACAGTCAGTGCAGGGCTTGGCGAGGGACATATCCCGTGCTGTGCTCTGTACGAGATGGTACGAGTTGTCAAACCAG GTGGTCGCATTGTCATCGTAACTCGAGCCCAGCACCTAGAGACTGTGGAGGAGTACAGAGACCGTCTCGAACCTCTTATGGACCGTCTTGAAGTCGAGGGAAAATGGCAGAAACTGGAGCGGAAAATATTTCCTGGATTTTTCTTGGATAAAGAAGGAATTCTGTGGAAGTACCAAGTGTGCTAA